Proteins encoded together in one Streptobacillus ratti window:
- a CDS encoding ABC transporter ATP-binding protein — translation MIKLEVKNLSVVLNGKNIVEDINFHVNNGELVSVIGPSGSGKTTIFNAVAGIIPANTGKVLLNNIDVTGKNGKMSYMLQKDLLLPFKNVIENISLPLIIKGIDKKKAFEKVSNNLENFGLSGLEYKYPRELSGGQRQRVAFLRTYMFSDDMNLLDEPFSALDLITKSNIHKWYMEIRKKLNLTTLLITHDIDEAILLSNRIYILKIENGVGKISKEIHIDLEKRDNTTIEFIEFKKKILEELNKK, via the coding sequence ATGATAAAATTAGAAGTAAAGAATTTAAGTGTTGTTTTAAATGGAAAAAATATAGTAGAAGATATTAATTTTCATGTTAATAATGGTGAACTTGTAAGTGTTATAGGTCCGTCTGGAAGTGGGAAAACTACAATTTTTAATGCTGTTGCTGGGATTATACCTGCAAATACAGGTAAAGTTTTATTAAATAATATAGATGTTACAGGTAAAAATGGTAAAATGAGCTATATGTTACAAAAAGATTTATTACTGCCATTTAAAAATGTAATAGAAAATATTTCTCTTCCTTTAATAATTAAAGGCATAGATAAGAAAAAAGCATTTGAAAAAGTAAGTAATAATCTTGAAAATTTTGGTCTTTCAGGTCTTGAATATAAGTATCCTAGAGAGTTATCAGGAGGACAAAGACAAAGAGTAGCATTTTTAAGAACATATATGTTTTCTGATGATATGAATTTACTTGATGAACCATTTTCAGCATTAGATTTAATAACAAAGTCAAATATACATAAATGGTATATGGAGATTAGAAAAAAATTAAATCTTACAACTTTATTAATAACCCATGATATAGATGAAGCAATATTATTATCTAATAGAATATATATATTAAAAATAGAAAATGGTGTAGGGAAGATTTCTAAAGAAATACATATTGATTTAGAAAAAAGAGACAATACTACGATAGAGTTTATAGAATTTAAGAAAAAAATATTAGAAGAATTAAATAAAAAATAG
- a CDS encoding copper homeostasis protein CutC, with protein sequence MNIEICAGNIEDIIIAEKLNISRIELNQGLSVGGLTPSYALVKQALKISTKDIVVMIRPREGNFTYTENEYMIMKEDAKYLLELPIKGIVFGFLNHDNSIDIQRSQEFITLAKEYGKESIFHRAIDVSDDYINNLILLKKLGITRILTSGHEKNAELGIENIKIAIKENLPIIIGCGININNIHKFKELGIKDIHGSFSKKIMNDYEIDFGNYTILDQSVEKYIDFKSF encoded by the coding sequence ATGAATATAGAAATCTGTGCAGGTAATATAGAAGATATAATAATAGCAGAAAAATTAAATATTTCAAGAATAGAACTTAATCAAGGATTAAGTGTCGGAGGATTAACTCCATCATATGCGTTAGTAAAACAAGCCTTAAAAATTTCAACTAAAGATATAGTTGTTATGATAAGACCTAGAGAGGGTAATTTTACATATACAGAAAATGAATATATGATAATGAAAGAAGATGCAAAATATCTATTAGAATTACCTATAAAAGGTATTGTTTTTGGATTTTTAAATCATGATAATAGTATAGATATACAAAGAAGTCAGGAGTTTATAACTCTAGCTAAAGAATATGGTAAAGAATCAATATTTCATAGAGCAATAGATGTAAGTGATGATTATATTAACAACTTAATACTATTAAAAAAATTAGGTATAACTAGAATACTAACATCAGGTCATGAAAAAAATGCAGAACTAGGTATAGAAAATATTAAAATAGCTATAAAAGAAAACTTACCCATTATAATTGGGTGTGGAATAAATATTAATAACATTCATAAATTTAAAGAATTAGGTATAAAGGATATACATGGTTCATTTTCTAAAAAAATAATGAATGATTATGAAATAGATTTTGGAAATTATACAATCTTAGACCAAAGTGTCGAAAAATATATTGACTTTAAATCTTTTTAG
- a CDS encoding DUF1576 domain-containing protein codes for MKEKTKEYIYFLMIPLLILLYAFVLNSPKEIFEGIYKILNTNDILISDYFYISNLGATFFNAGIICLFNMYLIYVFDLKLNGLLIVSVLINLSFGFMGKNIYNIIPFYIGTYIYIKFVGIEFKTVIPIAMMSTTLAPIVFSLGILGIILGIFIGFIMPIITKHTLLYHGGYNLYNTGFAGGLFGIILYSIILSFGIKFDVNRNYNNIFYTSPFIFFLILFSLMMIIGYINDKNIFENMRSIHKHTGRLVTDFVHEEGFYATFLNMGMIGLVCLIFPVYFKVFNGTVICAILTVVSFGGFGKHLKNILPIMFGVIIMYYLTSSSVDETVLLMTVFFSTTLAPIAGKYGWYLGIIAGMLHFSVATQIGSVHGGMNLYNNGLAAGIVASIYVPIIEEIKGVINIVRTRKNNN; via the coding sequence TTGAAAGAGAAAACAAAGGAATACATTTATTTTTTAATGATACCTTTATTAATATTACTTTATGCTTTTGTTTTAAATAGTCCAAAAGAAATATTTGAGGGTATATATAAGATATTAAATACTAATGATATATTAATATCAGACTATTTTTATATTTCAAATTTAGGAGCAACTTTTTTTAATGCTGGAATAATTTGTTTATTTAATATGTATTTAATATATGTTTTTGATTTAAAATTAAATGGATTATTAATTGTTTCTGTATTAATTAATTTATCTTTTGGTTTTATGGGTAAAAATATATATAATATTATACCATTTTATATAGGTACATATATTTATATTAAGTTTGTTGGTATAGAATTTAAGACAGTAATTCCTATTGCTATGATGAGTACAACACTTGCACCTATAGTATTTTCTTTAGGAATACTAGGGATTATATTAGGAATTTTCATAGGATTTATTATGCCTATAATTACTAAACATACTCTTTTATATCATGGTGGATATAATCTATATAATACAGGATTTGCTGGAGGCTTATTTGGTATCATATTATATTCAATTATTCTATCATTTGGAATTAAATTTGATGTAAATAGAAACTACAATAATATTTTCTATACTTCACCATTTATATTTTTCTTAATACTATTTTCTTTAATGATGATAATAGGGTATATAAATGATAAAAATATATTTGAGAATATGAGAAGTATACATAAACATACAGGAAGATTAGTAACAGACTTTGTTCATGAAGAGGGTTTTTATGCAACATTTTTAAATATGGGTATGATTGGACTTGTATGTTTAATATTTCCAGTATATTTTAAGGTGTTTAATGGAACTGTAATTTGTGCAATACTTACGGTAGTTTCTTTTGGTGGTTTTGGAAAGCATTTAAAAAATATTTTACCTATAATGTTTGGTGTTATTATTATGTACTATCTTACAAGTAGTAGTGTAGATGAAACTGTATTATTGATGACAGTATTTTTTTCAACAACTCTTGCCCCTATAGCAGGGAAATATGGTTGGTATTTAGGAATAATTGCTGGAATGCTTCATTTTTCAGTGGCTACACAAATAGGTAGTGTGCACGGAGGAATGAATTTGTATAATAATGGACTTGCAGCAGGAATAGTAGCATCAATTTATGTTCCAATAATAGAAGAAATTAAAGGAGTGATAAATATTGTTAGAACAAGAAAAAATAATAATTAA
- a CDS encoding ABC transporter ATP-binding protein, giving the protein MKVLEVNNINVFYDKIHAIKDVSFYINKGEIVSFIGANGAGKSTTLNVISNLLKIKSGEIALFGENISNVKAHKLVSKGMAHVPEGRRIFTELTVLENLMMGAFTRPKSEIKESLEKMFKLFPRLRERKNQLSGTMSGGEQQMLAMARALMSKPKLLLLDEPSMGLAPLLVKEIFEIIKRINKEENVTILLVEQNAKMSLEISDRAYVIETGEIILEGKGLDLIDNPVIKKAYLGG; this is encoded by the coding sequence ATGAAAGTACTAGAAGTGAACAATATTAATGTATTTTACGATAAAATACATGCAATTAAAGATGTTTCTTTTTATATAAATAAAGGAGAAATTGTATCTTTTATTGGTGCTAATGGTGCAGGTAAAAGTACAACTTTAAATGTAATTTCTAACCTTTTAAAGATTAAGTCAGGAGAAATAGCATTATTTGGAGAAAATATATCAAATGTTAAAGCTCATAAATTAGTTTCAAAAGGTATGGCACATGTACCTGAGGGTAGAAGAATTTTTACGGAATTAACTGTATTAGAAAATTTAATGATGGGTGCTTTTACAAGACCAAAATCGGAAATAAAGGAAAGTTTAGAAAAGATGTTTAAACTTTTTCCAAGACTTAGAGAAAGAAAAAATCAATTATCTGGAACTATGAGTGGGGGAGAACAACAAATGTTAGCTATGGCAAGAGCATTAATGTCTAAACCTAAACTACTTTTATTAGATGAGCCATCTATGGGACTTGCACCATTATTAGTTAAAGAGATATTTGAAATTATTAAAAGAATTAATAAAGAAGAAAATGTAACTATATTACTTGTTGAACAGAATGCTAAGATGTCGCTTGAAATATCTGATAGGGCATATGTTATTGAAACAGGAGAAATAATACTTGAGGGTAAAGGACTAGATTTAATAGATAATCCAGTTATTAAGAAAGCTTATTTAGGGGGTTAA
- a CDS encoding NCS2 family permease, with amino-acid sequence MNKFFKFYTYETNFKTEVIAGITTFLTMAYILGVNVGILSTAGLPANAVFLATAVAAAVACIFMGLYSNSPVALAPGMGLNAFFTYTVVLEYGYTWQEALAMVFLSGVIFLIISLLGLRKLIIESIPASLKQSIGAGIGFFIAFIGLVKMGVIVASPATLVTLGNFKNPTVLLALFGLFITIILMSLEFKSGIFIGLFITAVVGIILNKIGISGMPTTPTQVVSVQFDTSVIGAFVGGLKSIITKPQTIIVVFTMLFVDFFDTAGTLIAVTNKINNNGKKDYDMDKMFYSDAIGTIVGSAFGTSNVTSYIESTSGVAVGGRTGLTSIVVGLLFLLSTLFSPLLTVISGIEVSGVFLEPVVAPSLVVVGILMATQLSNVDWHDFSTASSGFITIVVMILSYSIADGIAAGFIVYVLSKLFTNKNKEIGKVVWFLFTVFLLYFISR; translated from the coding sequence GTGAATAAATTTTTTAAATTTTACACTTATGAAACTAATTTTAAAACAGAGGTAATAGCTGGAATTACAACATTTCTAACTATGGCGTACATTTTAGGAGTTAATGTAGGTATACTATCTACAGCAGGTTTGCCAGCAAATGCAGTTTTCTTAGCAACTGCCGTAGCAGCAGCTGTGGCTTGTATATTTATGGGGCTTTATTCTAATTCACCTGTTGCACTAGCACCTGGTATGGGACTTAATGCTTTCTTTACATATACAGTTGTGCTTGAATATGGTTATACATGGCAAGAAGCTTTAGCAATGGTATTTTTATCAGGAGTGATATTCTTAATCATTTCATTACTAGGGTTAAGAAAATTAATCATAGAGTCTATACCTGCAAGTTTGAAACAATCTATAGGAGCTGGAATAGGATTCTTTATAGCATTTATTGGGCTTGTTAAAATGGGAGTAATAGTGGCTAGTCCTGCTACATTAGTTACACTAGGAAACTTTAAAAATCCTACTGTATTACTTGCTTTATTTGGATTATTTATTACAATTATTTTAATGAGCTTAGAATTTAAATCAGGAATTTTTATAGGATTATTTATTACTGCTGTAGTTGGTATCATTTTAAATAAAATAGGAATTTCTGGAATGCCTACAACACCAACACAAGTAGTAAGTGTACAATTTGACACTTCAGTAATTGGAGCATTTGTAGGTGGTCTAAAATCAATAATAACTAAACCTCAAACAATAATAGTTGTATTTACAATGTTATTTGTTGATTTCTTTGATACAGCTGGTACATTGATTGCAGTTACAAATAAGATTAATAATAATGGAAAAAAAGATTATGACATGGATAAAATGTTCTATTCAGATGCAATAGGTACTATAGTAGGGTCAGCTTTTGGAACTTCAAATGTTACAAGTTATATTGAATCTACTAGTGGTGTTGCAGTTGGTGGTAGAACTGGATTAACTTCAATAGTAGTTGGATTATTATTCCTATTATCTACTCTATTTTCTCCACTATTAACTGTAATATCTGGTATAGAAGTAAGTGGAGTATTCTTAGAACCTGTAGTTGCACCATCACTTGTAGTAGTTGGTATTTTAATGGCAACTCAACTTTCTAATGTTGATTGGCATGATTTCTCGACTGCATCATCTGGATTTATAACTATAGTAGTAATGATATTATCATATTCTATAGCAGATGGTATAGCAGCTGGATTTATTGTATATGTATTAAGTAAATTATTTACAAATAAGAATAAAGAAATTGGAAAAGTAGTTTGGTTCTTATTCACAGTATTCTTATTATATTTCATATCAAGATAA
- a CDS encoding LysR family transcriptional regulator: MNVKKGMTSLDIHHLKIFYETCNEKSFTKAAKKLFISQSAVSIQLKKFELSMSTQLIERNSKSFKLTFAGNELYKMSQDIFNKISRLENQMKRIVSDHKAKIVVGATHNIGEPLLPKIITDYSKKYKEIEFDLYIKNSASLINHIKDGIIDIAMMEEEIVDEKDLKFVQTDNYPFVVIAPPYINKIEDIKEMSMLKKDTQLASKYIENFEEIINHTFERKISVNGSNETIKNLVMNGMGISVLPYYCVYEEIKEKKMNLVHEFDKLEDKFQLVYLKENENKKWIANFIEFFKQYNIKFETDSIIKKK, translated from the coding sequence ATGAATGTAAAGAAGGGAATGACAAGTTTGGATATACATCATTTAAAAATTTTTTATGAAACTTGTAATGAAAAAAGTTTTACAAAAGCTGCTAAAAAGCTGTTTATAAGCCAATCAGCAGTTTCTATACAACTTAAAAAATTTGAACTTTCTATGTCTACACAATTAATAGAAAGAAATTCTAAAAGTTTTAAACTTACATTCGCAGGGAATGAATTATATAAAATGTCGCAAGATATATTTAATAAAATATCTCGTTTGGAAAATCAAATGAAAAGAATAGTTTCAGATCACAAAGCTAAAATTGTAGTTGGAGCTACACATAATATAGGAGAACCTCTTTTACCTAAAATTATCACAGATTATAGTAAAAAATATAAAGAGATTGAATTTGACTTATATATTAAAAATAGTGCTTCACTTATTAATCATATTAAAGATGGAATAATAGATATAGCTATGATGGAAGAAGAAATTGTAGATGAAAAAGATCTTAAATTTGTACAAACTGATAATTATCCATTTGTAGTTATTGCACCACCATATATTAATAAAATAGAAGATATTAAAGAAATGAGTATGTTAAAAAAAGATACTCAACTTGCATCTAAATATATAGAAAATTTTGAAGAAATAATAAACCATACTTTTGAAAGAAAAATAAGTGTTAATGGTAGTAACGAAACTATTAAAAATCTTGTAATGAATGGTATGGGAATTAGTGTTCTACCGTATTATTGTGTTTATGAAGAAATCAAAGAAAAGAAAATGAATTTAGTTCATGAATTTGATAAACTTGAGGATAAATTCCAATTAGTATATTTAAAAGAAAATGAAAATAAGAAATGGATAGCAAATTTTATTGAATTTTTTAAACAATATAATATAAAATTTGAAACAGATAGTATAATTAAGAAAAAATAA
- a CDS encoding ABC transporter substrate-binding protein: protein MKKILTIFFTMVLMVSCGMKKAETNGQKIKERITIVLDWVPNTNHTGLFVAKEKGYFDEYGLDVEIVQPPEGSSAQLIGTGKAQLGISFQDTLAKYFAAKEKLPVTAIATILQHNTSGLVSLKNKNITSFKDLEGKTYGTWEDPIEQAVIKKLMKDEGANFEKVNVIPYSWDVLKALKTDTDATWIFYGWDGIALKNAGFEFNFLDVKVAPELDYYTPVIIANNYFLSNNEENVTNLLKAIEKGYMYAIENVEESVDILLKEAPELDRNLVLESQKWLNDYYVDKGVKWGHIDSGRWNTFYTWLFNNGLLENPIEKDFGFTNKYLGE, encoded by the coding sequence ATGAAAAAAATATTAACTATCTTTTTCACAATGGTTTTAATGGTAAGTTGTGGAATGAAAAAAGCTGAGACAAATGGTCAAAAAATAAAAGAGAGGATAACTATTGTTCTTGATTGGGTTCCTAATACTAATCATACAGGGCTTTTTGTTGCTAAAGAAAAAGGATATTTTGATGAATATGGTTTAGATGTAGAAATAGTTCAACCACCAGAAGGTAGTAGTGCTCAATTAATAGGTACAGGTAAGGCACAATTAGGAATAAGTTTCCAAGATACATTAGCTAAATATTTTGCTGCTAAGGAAAAATTACCTGTTACTGCTATTGCAACTATACTTCAACATAATACATCAGGTCTTGTATCTTTAAAAAATAAAAATATTACTTCATTTAAAGATTTAGAAGGTAAAACTTATGGTACATGGGAAGATCCTATAGAACAAGCTGTAATTAAAAAACTAATGAAAGATGAAGGTGCAAATTTTGAAAAAGTTAATGTAATACCTTATTCATGGGATGTATTAAAGGCATTGAAAACAGATACAGATGCAACATGGATATTTTATGGTTGGGATGGAATTGCATTAAAAAATGCAGGATTTGAATTTAATTTCTTAGATGTTAAAGTAGCACCAGAACTTGATTATTACACACCTGTTATAATAGCAAATAACTATTTTTTATCAAATAATGAAGAAAATGTTACAAATTTACTAAAGGCTATAGAAAAAGGATATATGTATGCTATAGAAAATGTTGAAGAATCTGTTGATATTTTATTAAAAGAAGCACCAGAACTTGATAGAAACTTAGTATTAGAATCACAAAAATGGTTAAATGATTACTATGTAGATAAAGGAGTTAAATGGGGGCATATAGATTCAGGAAGATGGAATACATTCTATACATGGTTATTTAATAATGGATTACTTGAAAATCCAATAGAAAAAGATTTTGGGTTTACAAATAAGTATTTAGGAGAATAA
- the tpx gene encoding thiol peroxidase, with product MKITMGGNPITLIGNQVKLGEMAPDFKALKGDLSEFKLTDYLGKKIVLTSFPSIDTGICAIQATKFNQEISKFDDAVLITISNDLPFALNRYCGANGINNAITISDHKDVDFGMKYGMLIEELRLLARAVFVIDKEGKLAHVEVCQEIKSEPNYEEALKVLSNI from the coding sequence ATGAAAATAACTATGGGAGGAAATCCAATTACTTTAATTGGAAATCAAGTAAAATTAGGAGAAATGGCACCTGATTTCAAAGCATTGAAAGGAGATTTAAGTGAGTTTAAATTAACTGATTATTTAGGTAAAAAGATAGTATTAACTTCTTTTCCATCTATAGATACAGGTATATGTGCTATACAGGCAACTAAATTTAATCAAGAAATAAGTAAATTTGATGATGCAGTACTTATAACTATTTCAAATGATTTACCTTTTGCATTAAATAGATACTGTGGTGCTAATGGAATTAATAATGCAATTACTATTTCAGATCATAAAGATGTTGATTTTGGGATGAAATATGGAATGTTAATAGAAGAGTTAAGGTTGCTTGCAAGGGCTGTATTTGTAATTGATAAAGAAGGTAAATTAGCTCATGTAGAAGTTTGTCAAGAAATTAAAAGTGAACCAAATTATGAAGAAGCATTAAAAGTATTAAGTAACATATAA
- a CDS encoding ABC transporter permease, whose protein sequence is MKKIIDKLISYYLIFFLLIIWQLLSGFKIVPKFLLPSPIDVIEAFIKDFPLIMKHTRYTITEAFSGLLLGTFFAFILSIIMDRFEFMYKTTMPMLIITQTIPTVAIAPLLVLWLGYGMSSKILLVMLTTFFPITVALLDGYKSVDKESLILLKSMGANKVQEYIHVKLPSSLNYFFAGFRISVSYSLIGAVVAEWLGGFYGLGVYMTRVRKSYSFDKMFAIIFFISALSLFLMTLVSKMEKYIIKWEEK, encoded by the coding sequence ATGAAAAAAATTATAGATAAATTAATTAGCTATTATTTAATATTTTTTTTACTTATAATATGGCAATTATTATCTGGATTTAAAATAGTTCCTAAATTCTTATTACCATCACCTATTGATGTAATAGAAGCTTTTATTAAAGATTTTCCTTTAATAATGAAACATACAAGATATACTATTACAGAAGCATTTAGTGGTCTTTTGCTTGGAACATTTTTTGCCTTTATATTATCAATAATTATGGATAGATTTGAATTCATGTATAAAACAACCATGCCTATGCTTATTATAACTCAAACTATACCTACTGTAGCTATAGCTCCTTTACTTGTGTTGTGGCTTGGATATGGTATGAGTTCTAAAATACTTTTAGTTATGCTTACAACTTTTTTTCCTATAACTGTTGCTTTGCTTGATGGTTATAAGTCAGTTGATAAAGAAAGTTTAATACTTTTAAAATCTATGGGAGCTAATAAGGTTCAAGAATATATACATGTTAAATTACCTAGTTCTTTAAATTATTTCTTTGCAGGATTTAGAATTTCTGTATCATATTCTTTAATAGGTGCAGTAGTAGCAGAATGGCTAGGAGGATTTTATGGTCTAGGTGTATATATGACTCGTGTTAGAAAATCATATTCTTTTGATAAAATGTTTGCAATTATCTTTTTTATATCAGCATTAAGTCTATTTCTTATGACATTAGTTTCTAAAATGGAAAAATATATAATTAAATGGGAGGAAAAATGA
- a CDS encoding TetR/AcrR family transcriptional regulator, producing MEKKKLLQEKKQNVIVQSANLFFRNGYVNTGVQDILDICHIPKGSFYYYFKSKDDLLLQVIDYHRENILKLFEENVDDLSIYKLKSFFSIFLNNFAIIEIEDNDSVDKNKENDLLFGILNNNTKKFYGGSPLGNLNSELSNLSDEINAKLVDAYSQIENRIYFFLETLSIVHNKYKSEFIDYYTYLLINNLEGTCLKLKRMKNKEPIEEFLKFFDILIDKMIND from the coding sequence ATGGAAAAAAAGAAATTATTACAAGAAAAAAAACAAAATGTAATAGTTCAAAGTGCAAATCTTTTCTTTAGAAATGGATATGTTAATACTGGTGTTCAAGATATATTAGATATATGCCATATCCCAAAAGGCTCTTTTTATTATTACTTTAAAAGTAAAGATGATTTACTATTACAAGTAATAGATTATCATAGAGAAAATATTTTAAAATTATTTGAGGAAAATGTAGATGATTTATCTATATACAAACTTAAATCCTTTTTTTCTATTTTTCTAAATAATTTTGCAATCATAGAAATAGAGGATAATGACAGTGTAGATAAAAATAAGGAAAATGATTTATTATTCGGCATACTTAATAATAATACTAAAAAATTTTATGGTGGATCCCCTTTAGGTAATTTAAATTCAGAACTTTCTAATTTAAGTGATGAAATTAATGCAAAACTAGTTGACGCATATTCTCAAATAGAAAATAGAATATATTTTTTCTTAGAAACATTAAGCATAGTTCATAATAAATATAAATCAGAATTTATAGATTATTATACTTATTTACTTATAAACAATCTTGAGGGAACTTGTCTTAAATTAAAAAGAATGAAAAATAAAGAACCAATAGAAGAATTTTTAAAATTCTTTGATATATTAATAGATAAAATGATAAATGATTAA
- a CDS encoding ABC transporter ATP-binding protein, with protein MKLLETKNLTLKFGGLTAVKDVNVEINKKELVGLIGPNGAGKTSFFNLLTGVYQPSEGEIFLNDVDISHMKTHKIVALGMSRTFQNIRLFKQLTVLDNIRISLDQKKDYSTLDAMFRTRKFREYEYESIEKAKSILKIFDLDEIAEHRADSLSYGNQRKLEIARALACSPKLLLLDEPAAGMNPNETYELMKIIEKIKNEFNISILLIEHDMDLVMGICERIYVLNFGEVIASGKPSEIQNNKEVIKAYLGD; from the coding sequence AAAAATTTAACATTAAAATTTGGTGGATTAACTGCTGTTAAAGATGTTAATGTAGAAATTAATAAAAAAGAATTAGTTGGATTAATAGGTCCTAATGGTGCTGGTAAGACTTCATTTTTTAATCTATTAACAGGAGTGTATCAGCCAAGTGAGGGAGAAATATTTTTAAATGATGTGGATATTTCTCATATGAAAACTCATAAAATAGTTGCTCTTGGAATGTCAAGAACTTTTCAAAATATTAGATTATTTAAGCAATTAACAGTACTAGATAATATTAGAATTTCTTTAGACCAAAAGAAAGATTATTCAACACTAGATGCAATGTTTAGAACTAGGAAATTTAGAGAGTATGAATATGAAAGTATAGAAAAAGCTAAATCAATTTTAAAAATATTTGATTTAGATGAAATAGCAGAACATAGGGCAGATTCACTATCTTATGGTAATCAAAGAAAACTTGAAATAGCTAGGGCACTTGCTTGTTCGCCTAAATTGTTATTGCTTGATGAACCAGCAGCAGGAATGAATCCTAATGAAACTTATGAGTTAATGAAAATAATAGAAAAGATAAAAAATGAATTTAATATATCTATATTACTGATTGAACATGATATGGATTTAGTAATGGGTATTTGTGAGAGAATATATGTATTAAATTTCGGAGAAGTAATTGCAAGTGGAAAACCAAGTGAAATACAGAATAATAAAGAAGTTATTAAAGCATATTTAGGAGATTAA